Genomic window (Gemmatimonadota bacterium):
TACGGGACTCGGGGCGGCGGACGTGCAGGCCAGGCTCCACGCGCTGGTCCTGGAGACCGGGGCCCATGTCGTCTTTGCGGACCTGCCGGCGGGGAGCTGCACGATGGCCGCGCGGCGCCTGCAGCGGGAGATGCCGGGCCTGACGGTGGTGGTGGGCGTCAACCTGGTGGCCCTCCTGGACTTTGTGTTTGCCGAGGGCACCGATGCCGTGGCCGCAGGGCACGCGGTGGAGCGTGGGCGCGAGGCGTTGCACGTCGTCGTTGGAGGGACGCCCAGTGGGCGTTGAGATCTTTCGCGTCGACGACCGCCTCATCCATGGCCAGGTGGTCGTGGGATGGGGGCAACCGCTCGACGTGCGGTCCATCGTGCTCGTCGACGATGAAGTTGCCGCGTCCGCCTGGGAGCAGGACCTCTACCGCATGGGGGTGCCCGAGGAGATGGACGTCTCCTTCGAATCGGTCGAGACCGCCGTGGCCCGGATGGACGCCCTCATCGACGATTCGCGCGGGGTGGGGATCCTGCTCACCGCCGACGTCTTCACCATGCAGCGGCTGGTGGCGGGGGCGCCGCGGATCCGCCGGGTAAACCTCGGCGGCATCCACCACCGACCCGGCCGGGTACAACGA
Coding sequences:
- a CDS encoding PTS sugar transporter subunit IIB, with product MGVEIFRVDDRLIHGQVVVGWGQPLDVRSIVLVDDEVAASAWEQDLYRMGVPEEMDVSFESVETAVARMDALIDDSRGVGILLTADVFTMQRLVAGAPRIRRVNLGGIHHRPGRVQRLRYIFLSAEEEAVLRAMVAAGVEVEAQDVPAAAPVPLNELLAGDGAR